From the genome of Cydia strobilella chromosome 21, ilCydStro3.1, whole genome shotgun sequence, one region includes:
- the LOC134751256 gene encoding uncharacterized protein LOC134751256 codes for MATRVLQANLNHCARAQDLLFQSMAQWMIGVAVLAEPYSIPPRDDWVGDLDGSVALVVRTATGGSPLTHVLRGKGYVGALCGEIFFLATYFSPNRCLVDFERFLDEIGARVGQLLERVMEGLFPAVEAFAPKSSHGT; via the coding sequence ATGGCTACTCGGGTGCTTCAGGCGAATCTCAACCACTGCGCCAGGGCCCAGGACCTGTTGTTTCAATCCATGGCGCAGTGGATGATAGGCGTTGCTGTGCTGGCAGAGCCTTACTCGATCCCTCCCCGCGACGATTGGGTGGGAGATCTGGACGGTTCCGTGGCGCTTGTTGTGAGAACGGCGACTGGTGGTTCGCCACTCACTCACGTCCTCAGGGGAAAGGGATATGTGGGCGCCCTCTGCGGCGAAATTTTCTTTCTTGCGACGTACTTCTCGCCCAACCGCTGTCTGGTCGATTTTGAACGGTTCCTGGACGAAATAGGGGCTCGGGTCGGTCAACTCCTAGAAAGGGTGATGGAGGGCCTCTTCCCGGCAGTCGAAGCGTTTGCCCCCAAGAGCAGCCACGGGACCTGA